A region from the Blautia faecicola genome encodes:
- a CDS encoding Fic family protein: protein MLKFDDKFHLTPEQSLFLAKKKWDENVYCGMKMENRAVTFPQTQTVLHGVNVPNVQLDDIQAILNMRDAWKFLLSTINEKVTFEYWCTLNEYIARNEALEWGKLRTGSVGISGTEYEPPIPDKKKTKEDLENILFAPNVSATDKALEAFVWGTRGQFFWDGNKRTSLLLANKILVSAGAGILTIKDKYMEQFNSLLLEYYDTGASEKLKHFLYEHALQGMNV from the coding sequence ATGTTGAAGTTCGATGATAAATTTCATTTGACACCTGAACAGAGTTTGTTTTTGGCAAAGAAGAAATGGGACGAAAATGTATATTGTGGGATGAAGATGGAAAATAGGGCTGTTACATTTCCTCAGACTCAAACAGTTTTACATGGTGTAAATGTCCCGAATGTACAGTTGGATGATATTCAGGCTATTTTAAATATGCGTGATGCATGGAAATTCTTGTTAAGTACCATTAATGAGAAAGTAACATTTGAATATTGGTGCACGCTGAATGAATATATTGCAAGAAATGAGGCACTAGAATGGGGAAAACTTCGTACTGGCAGTGTTGGAATTTCTGGAACAGAGTATGAGCCTCCGATTCCAGATAAAAAAAAGACAAAAGAAGATTTAGAAAACATTTTGTTCGCTCCAAATGTTTCAGCCACAGATAAAGCATTAGAGGCATTTGTATGGGGGACAAGAGGACAGTTCTTTTGGGATGGAAATAAGCGCACCAGCTTGCTACTTGCAAATAAGATATTAGTTTCTGCTGGTGCAGGAATTCTGACAATTAAAGATAAATATATGGAACAATTTAATTCACTGTTGTTAGAGTATTATGATACCGGTGCCAGTGAAAAGTTAAAGCATTTCTTGTACGAACATGCATTGCAGGGTATGAATGTGTAA
- a CDS encoding coiled-coil domain-containing protein, with protein sequence MANFAVAASPETIDKANKVMSTYARDGEKKEDTLLRILNIAEAEYIKGTHPELEETLRSVDATITTLIKQINGIVAGQDNRLAELKKQLDSALDEKKTALETAKAWTEETREKMENDRHAMEEERKKSEEELFRACQERAQAIRERDDARIIAKEKESNNNLLLRQMTSMEEELKGYHELKAQYTSLQEDHRDLIEKNKEDIRKMTDSLREAEQALKEAKKAYEKLSAEFTVSKAETKDLTVANTALSHQIVKLEQQALKDAGAAELALEKAVNKKEKEMDIQLRQADKENARLTAIIEQLKLQYEDHTRSVHEEQK encoded by the coding sequence ATGGCTAATTTCGCAGTTGCTGCCAGTCCGGAGACGATAGACAAGGCAAATAAAGTGATGTCTACCTACGCAAGAGACGGAGAAAAAAAAGAAGATACCCTCTTAAGGATTCTGAACATTGCGGAGGCAGAATATATAAAGGGAACACATCCGGAGCTAGAAGAAACATTAAGATCCGTGGATGCTACGATCACAACATTGATCAAGCAGATCAACGGCATTGTAGCAGGTCAGGACAACCGACTGGCAGAATTGAAGAAACAATTAGATAGTGCCCTAGATGAAAAGAAGACAGCTTTGGAAACCGCTAAGGCATGGACGGAAGAAACAAGAGAGAAAATGGAAAACGACAGGCATGCTATGGAGGAAGAACGGAAAAAATCTGAAGAAGAACTGTTCCGTGCCTGTCAAGAAAGAGCTCAGGCTATAAGGGAAAGAGACGATGCACGGATTATCGCAAAAGAAAAAGAATCCAATAATAATCTCCTCCTGCGCCAAATGACGTCCATGGAAGAGGAACTAAAAGGATATCATGAACTTAAAGCCCAGTATACCAGTCTTCAGGAAGACCACCGGGATCTAATTGAAAAAAACAAAGAAGATATCCGGAAAATGACGGATTCCTTAAGGGAAGCGGAACAGGCTTTAAAAGAAGCGAAAAAAGCATATGAAAAGCTGTCTGCTGAATTCACCGTGTCTAAGGCAGAAACAAAAGATCTGACGGTGGCGAATACTGCCCTCTCCCATCAGATTGTGAAACTGGAGCAGCAGGCATTAAAAGATGCAGGGGCAGCAGAACTTGCATTGGAAAAGGCTGTAAATAAAAAAGAAAAAGAAATGGATATACAGTTGCGACAGGCTGATAAAGAAAATGCCAGATTAACTGCCATTATCGAACAGCTGAAGCTGCAATATGAAGATCACACAAGGTCTGTCCATGAAGAGCAAAAATAA
- a CDS encoding single-stranded DNA-binding protein, whose amino-acid sequence MNSCNFTGRLVRDPEIRYSTSEKPICVARFTLAVQRTFKNGEQTADFPRFVAFGRNAETIEKYCKQGIKLEISSSLRTGSYKNREGQTVYTTEFEVERFEFAESKKKEAETTHSTPATGASNTDPSGMSDEAFLNGLYDEYPFN is encoded by the coding sequence ATGAACAGTTGTAATTTTACAGGACGGTTAGTACGAGACCCAGAAATCCGTTATTCAACCAGTGAGAAGCCGATATGTGTTGCAAGATTTACTCTTGCAGTACAAAGAACTTTTAAAAATGGTGAACAAACTGCGGATTTTCCACGATTTGTGGCCTTTGGACGCAATGCAGAAACTATAGAAAAATATTGCAAACAAGGGATTAAACTTGAGATTTCATCAAGTTTAAGAACGGGTAGCTATAAAAACCGTGAAGGGCAGACCGTGTACACGACGGAATTTGAAGTAGAACGCTTTGAATTTGCTGAAAGCAAAAAGAAAGAAGCTGAGACAACTCATTCCACACCGGCTACGGGGGCCTCGAATACAGATCCTTCAGGTATGTCCGATGAAGCATTTCTGAATGGATTGTATGACGAATATCCGTTTAATTAA
- a CDS encoding IS256 family transposase: MARKKDSPQKAALRELMGNYLKENNVKVKDGTDVNSIMRDMMSIILEGALDQELDEELGYSKYDYRNKETDNSRNGYSQKTLHTSYGDMEIDIPRDRKGDFEPQVVKKYQNSITQDMEEKIISMYAKGMTTADIESHMRELYDLEISDSTVSRITDKILPIVKEWQERPLESVYAVVFMDAIHFHARNEGRIVKRAVYIAIGIDMEGRKDVLGMYVGQNESAKFWLSILNGLKNRGVEDILIACVDGLTGFPQAIEAVFPQTEIQQCIIHQIRNTTKFVSYKEIKPLMADLKRVYAAPTEEVALAELDSFDEKWSGKYPKIAKSWKDNWANLSTYFKYPEAVRRLIYTTNTIEGFNRQLRKVTKSKTVFPSDDSLLKMLYLAMIDITKKWTGHRQDWGQIHSQLEIFFEERLERL, encoded by the coding sequence ATGGCAAGAAAAAAGGATTCACCACAAAAAGCAGCACTTAGAGAACTCATGGGAAACTACCTGAAAGAAAACAATGTAAAAGTAAAAGATGGAACAGATGTTAATTCCATTATGCGGGATATGATGTCTATCATTTTGGAAGGTGCCCTTGATCAGGAACTGGATGAAGAACTGGGATATTCCAAGTATGATTATCGAAATAAAGAAACCGATAATTCCAGGAATGGATATTCCCAGAAAACGTTACATACCAGTTACGGAGATATGGAGATTGATATTCCAAGGGATCGAAAAGGTGACTTCGAACCACAGGTTGTAAAGAAGTATCAGAATTCGATTACGCAGGACATGGAAGAAAAGATCATTTCCATGTACGCAAAAGGAATGACTACTGCCGATATAGAAAGCCACATGCGTGAATTATACGATCTTGAGATCTCCGACAGTACTGTCAGCCGGATTACTGATAAGATCCTGCCAATAGTAAAAGAATGGCAGGAAAGGCCATTAGAAAGTGTGTATGCTGTTGTATTTATGGATGCGATCCATTTCCATGCCCGTAATGAGGGGCGGATTGTAAAACGTGCTGTTTACATTGCGATTGGGATCGATATGGAAGGACGTAAGGATGTCCTCGGGATGTATGTGGGTCAAAATGAAAGTGCCAAGTTCTGGCTCTCCATCCTGAATGGTCTGAAAAACCGGGGCGTAGAAGATATATTGATTGCGTGTGTGGATGGACTGACCGGTTTTCCACAGGCAATTGAAGCAGTATTTCCCCAGACCGAGATCCAGCAGTGCATCATCCATCAGATCAGGAACACCACGAAATTTGTTTCTTACAAAGAGATCAAACCACTTATGGCAGATCTGAAGCGTGTATATGCAGCTCCTACAGAAGAAGTTGCATTGGCAGAACTGGACAGCTTTGACGAAAAATGGAGCGGGAAATACCCTAAGATTGCAAAGTCATGGAAAGATAACTGGGCAAATCTTTCAACGTATTTTAAGTATCCGGAAGCTGTCAGACGTCTGATCTATACCACGAACACGATTGAAGGATTTAACCGCCAGCTCCGGAAAGTCACCAAATCCAAGACGGTATTTCCATCCGATGACAGTCTCTTGAAAATGCTGTATCTGGCCATGATAGATATCACCAAGAAATGGACGGGACACCGTCAGGATTGGGGACAGATCCATTCTCAGCTGGAAATTTTCTTCGAAGAAAGATTGGAAAGGTTATAA
- a CDS encoding Abi family protein, which produces MDLKKPLTFDEQLDKLIAHRMVISDREKAKDILKKVNYYRFTGYALQFRKDPSGSDYIEGTTFETVYHLYKVDEILRDTFRRYIEKAEVYYRTQIAYGFSIAKCTDAPYDQHYDENNFYNKKGYKEVMETFSREQNYYKDSLIVKHHKTKYSSKMPLWVIVELMSFSNMSKLYSSMYYSEKDTIAGMVGVGKDTLENHLHCLSVLRNKCAHAARMYNTDFNPPAKFTTSFLRKHPEIKNNSLFAYTLVLLKRLPDEESKKSLIQTVETVINEYSSDIDMNLIGFPENYMEIMRNNL; this is translated from the coding sequence ATGGATTTGAAAAAGCCATTGACCTTCGATGAACAGTTGGATAAGTTAATTGCACACAGGATGGTTATTTCGGATAGAGAAAAAGCAAAAGATATTTTGAAGAAAGTAAATTATTACCGATTTACAGGCTATGCTTTACAATTTAGGAAAGATCCTTCCGGCAGCGATTACATAGAAGGGACTACATTTGAAACGGTGTATCATCTTTATAAAGTTGATGAAATATTACGTGACACATTCCGTCGGTATATTGAAAAAGCAGAGGTATATTATAGGACACAGATAGCTTATGGATTTTCAATTGCAAAATGTACAGATGCACCTTATGACCAGCATTACGATGAAAATAATTTTTATAATAAAAAAGGTTACAAAGAAGTGATGGAAACCTTTAGCAGGGAGCAAAATTATTATAAAGACAGTCTGATTGTAAAGCATCACAAAACAAAGTATTCCAGTAAAATGCCATTGTGGGTTATTGTAGAATTGATGTCTTTTTCTAATATGTCTAAGTTATATAGTTCTATGTATTATTCGGAAAAAGATACAATAGCCGGTATGGTTGGAGTGGGTAAGGATACATTGGAAAATCATTTACACTGCCTGTCTGTATTACGAAATAAATGTGCACATGCTGCCAGGATGTATAATACGGATTTTAATCCTCCGGCAAAGTTTACAACATCTTTTTTGAGAAAACATCCGGAGATAAAAAATAATTCATTATTTGCGTATACACTGGTTTTACTAAAAAGGCTTCCAGATGAAGAAAGTAAGAAATCTTTGATTCAGACGGTGGAAACAGTTATAAACGAGTACAGCAGTGATATTGATATGAATTTGATTGGTTTCCCGGAAAATTACATGGAAATTATGAGGAATAATTTATGA
- a CDS encoding DUF3841 domain-containing protein → MTEKNTLNIWAIMKKTTYKKLKEGNKVYCSIEDTPWGKTEASVAGYQFVSKYMTRHARQFAPMPSTVPFLAWVSFMGESTHPDKESDFFRRENDDMVYVPLTVPRQKVLLSDATAWVSIMYGDYFAMSSDPDTIDAEINGFSNIDETRKKERIQSSWNAAFQIKPWDFQIKPWDFTAGCLWEICPEMLRTEISASSE, encoded by the coding sequence ATGACAGAAAAAAACACTCTGAATATATGGGCCATCATGAAAAAGACCACTTATAAAAAATTAAAGGAAGGAAACAAGGTATACTGTTCGATCGAAGACACCCCTTGGGGAAAGACAGAGGCATCGGTTGCCGGTTATCAGTTCGTCAGCAAATACATGACCCGTCACGCCAGACAGTTCGCTCCCATGCCATCGACAGTTCCATTTCTTGCATGGGTAAGTTTTATGGGTGAATCCACACATCCGGATAAAGAGAGTGATTTCTTCCGGAGAGAAAATGATGATATGGTATATGTTCCATTGACAGTTCCAAGACAGAAAGTTCTTCTCAGTGACGCAACCGCATGGGTTTCCATTATGTACGGTGATTACTTTGCCATGTCCAGTGATCCGGATACAATTGATGCTGAGATCAATGGTTTCTCTAATATAGATGAAACACGTAAAAAGGAACGAATTCAGTCTTCATGGAATGCAGCCTTCCAGATAAAACCATGGGATTTTCAGATAAAACCATGGGATTTTACAGCCGGTTGTCTCTGGGAAATTTGTCCTGAAATGCTTCGAACAGAAATAAGTGCCTCATCCGAGTAA
- a CDS encoding DUF5688 family protein: MFLEFVNEVKDNIKHFLPGSYRNAEVFVMDYRKLNTTYKGLMVKREDETIAPIINMNQFYKAYQNQPGATMESIYRRIADVIMEASIQVNLKSIMDYDIAKDNLFIRVSSAERNKDMLVNVPHQLKEDLAITYHVDVSMDEKGLGSMLINNDLLKQYGITAEQLHEDAMKSSPHIMAPEVFSLGAMMEEMVEKDLFMMTSEEREMLQESIRKSAQMSSFFVVTNQQRIGGAGALFYPKMMDNLGEVLGHDYFILPSSIHEMLVLPDNGKISADELRMMVTEVNATQVSPAERLTDDVYYFDTKNHTFGKAERV; the protein is encoded by the coding sequence ATGTTTTTAGAATTTGTAAACGAGGTAAAGGACAATATCAAACACTTTTTGCCAGGATCTTACAGGAATGCTGAGGTATTCGTTATGGATTATCGGAAATTAAATACTACCTATAAGGGTCTTATGGTGAAAAGGGAAGACGAAACAATCGCACCGATTATCAATATGAATCAGTTCTACAAAGCCTATCAGAATCAGCCGGGAGCAACTATGGAAAGCATATACAGAAGAATTGCAGATGTCATTATGGAGGCATCAATCCAGGTGAATCTCAAATCCATCATGGATTATGACATTGCAAAGGATAATCTGTTTATCCGTGTATCATCGGCAGAGAGAAATAAAGATATGCTTGTGAATGTTCCACATCAGTTAAAGGAAGATCTTGCAATTACTTATCATGTAGACGTCAGCATGGATGAGAAAGGATTGGGTTCCATGCTCATCAATAATGACTTACTCAAACAGTACGGCATTACAGCAGAACAGCTTCACGAAGATGCTATGAAAAGTTCTCCACATATTATGGCACCGGAAGTATTTTCTTTGGGTGCAATGATGGAGGAAATGGTCGAAAAGGATCTGTTCATGATGACGTCGGAAGAAAGAGAAATGCTGCAGGAATCTATTAGAAAATCTGCTCAGATGTCATCCTTTTTTGTAGTGACTAATCAGCAGAGAATCGGAGGTGCCGGCGCTCTCTTCTATCCGAAGATGATGGATAACCTGGGTGAAGTTCTTGGACATGACTACTTTATTCTCCCTTCATCAATTCATGAAATGCTGGTTCTTCCGGATAATGGAAAAATCAGTGCAGATGAATTAAGGATGATGGTCACAGAAGTCAATGCGACTCAGGTATCCCCCGCAGAACGTCTTACCGATGATGTCTATTACTTTGATACAAAAAATCATACCTTCGGAAAAGCTGAAAGAGTTTGA
- the secA gene encoding preprotein translocase subunit SecA — protein MILFKTHSEHELRRIRKTLNEIEKLRPAMLKLTDKQLQDKTKEFKKRLTKETLEDLLPEAFAVIREADRRVLGMEPFPVQLMGGIIMSQGRVAEMCTGEGKTLVCTLPCYLHALEGKGVHVVTVNDYLSQRDCELMRPAYEFMGLTCGSIVQDTDPAQRKEEYSKDITYITNNELGFDYLRDNMAKRKTLLVQRGLHFCIIDEVDSVLIDEARTPLIISGNKQMSPGKYLAFDKAAKQLEVGKTQEMSKIDYIAGEAAKETGDFILEEKDNNLFLTEQGTKKAEKFFGIKNLSDPENISIQHGMDMALRANYLMHKDKDYVVRDDEVWIVDSFTGRIMPGRRFSDGLHQALEAKENVTIHPENRTLATISFQNFFNKYEKKCGMTGTAITEEQEFRDIYYMDVVTVPTNRPILRRDLRDRVYKTKAEKYAAIIKAVSRAHQKGQPVLVGTTTIDVSETLSMLLSKHGLQHNVLNAKNPEQEAAIVAEAGHVGAITIATNMAGRGTDIKLDEKAREAGGLFVIGTERHESRRIDNQLRGRAGRQGDPGKSRFFISLEDDLMRLFGSERYISIFEKVGIKDGMPIEHKMLSKAVEKAQKKVEENHFASRKQLLEYDQVNNDQREIIYKERAMVLKGQDVHEEITGMIRTVIDRKIQEAKKDGALSVVELNRILLPIIPVPSLSKKDVQKRGFEKKLFQEAIGLYEQKEKLLEQMYPGQHIMREVERNILLRIVDANWMEQIDAMEQLRQGIHMVSYGQKDPKVEYRVRGFQMFDLMNKNIQEETVKLLYQVDPVTS, from the coding sequence ATGATACTTTTTAAGACACACAGCGAACATGAACTGAGAAGGATCAGAAAAACATTAAATGAAATAGAAAAACTGCGTCCAGCCATGCTAAAACTGACCGATAAACAGTTGCAGGATAAAACGAAAGAATTTAAAAAGCGGTTAACTAAAGAAACACTGGAAGATCTCCTTCCGGAAGCTTTTGCAGTGATCCGGGAAGCCGACCGCCGCGTACTGGGTATGGAACCTTTTCCGGTACAGCTCATGGGCGGCATCATAATGAGCCAGGGAAGAGTTGCTGAAATGTGCACTGGAGAGGGAAAAACCCTTGTATGTACGCTTCCCTGTTATCTGCATGCTCTGGAAGGAAAAGGAGTCCATGTTGTCACCGTCAATGATTATCTTTCCCAAAGGGACTGTGAACTGATGCGACCTGCCTATGAATTTATGGGACTCACCTGTGGAAGCATTGTCCAAGATACCGATCCAGCACAGAGAAAAGAAGAATATTCCAAGGATATTACCTATATAACAAATAACGAACTGGGATTTGATTACCTGCGTGATAATATGGCAAAACGCAAAACACTTCTTGTCCAAAGAGGACTTCATTTCTGTATTATTGACGAGGTGGATTCCGTTCTGATTGATGAAGCAAGAACTCCGCTGATTATTTCTGGAAATAAACAGATGTCTCCCGGAAAATACCTGGCTTTTGACAAAGCTGCGAAGCAGTTGGAAGTCGGAAAAACACAAGAAATGTCCAAGATTGACTACATTGCAGGTGAAGCTGCAAAAGAGACAGGTGACTTTATCCTGGAAGAGAAGGATAATAATTTATTTTTAACGGAGCAGGGAACGAAAAAGGCAGAAAAATTCTTTGGCATCAAGAATCTGTCCGATCCGGAAAATATCAGCATTCAGCATGGCATGGATATGGCTCTTCGCGCAAACTATCTGATGCATAAAGATAAAGATTACGTGGTACGTGATGATGAGGTATGGATTGTAGACAGTTTTACCGGACGTATCATGCCTGGAAGAAGATTCTCTGACGGACTCCATCAGGCCCTGGAAGCAAAGGAAAATGTTACCATCCATCCGGAAAACCGTACTTTAGCTACTATCAGTTTTCAGAATTTTTTTAATAAATACGAAAAAAAGTGTGGAATGACAGGTACTGCGATCACGGAAGAGCAGGAATTCCGCGATATCTACTACATGGACGTTGTAACAGTGCCTACGAACCGTCCCATATTAAGAAGGGATCTTCGGGACAGAGTATATAAGACAAAAGCTGAAAAATACGCTGCGATCATCAAGGCGGTATCCAGAGCACACCAAAAAGGACAACCTGTGCTGGTAGGCACAACAACCATAGATGTTTCTGAAACGTTATCTATGTTGCTATCCAAGCACGGACTACAGCACAATGTTCTGAATGCGAAAAACCCGGAACAGGAAGCTGCGATTGTCGCTGAAGCAGGCCATGTAGGGGCGATCACCATTGCTACCAATATGGCTGGAAGGGGAACAGATATTAAATTGGATGAAAAGGCAAGAGAGGCAGGTGGTCTCTTTGTGATCGGTACAGAACGTCACGAATCACGACGAATCGACAATCAGCTCCGTGGACGCGCCGGTAGACAGGGAGATCCTGGAAAATCCAGGTTTTTTATCTCTCTGGAAGATGATCTGATGCGTCTGTTTGGTTCGGAACGGTACATCTCTATTTTTGAAAAGGTCGGAATCAAAGACGGAATGCCTATCGAACATAAAATGCTCTCTAAGGCAGTGGAAAAAGCACAGAAAAAAGTGGAAGAAAACCATTTTGCCTCCAGAAAACAGTTGCTTGAATACGATCAAGTGAATAATGACCAGCGGGAAATCATATACAAAGAGCGGGCCATGGTGTTGAAAGGGCAGGATGTACATGAAGAGATTACCGGCATGATCCGTACCGTAATCGATAGAAAAATACAGGAGGCAAAAAAGGATGGTGCACTTTCCGTGGTTGAATTGAACCGGATACTGCTTCCGATCATTCCTGTTCCGTCCTTGTCAAAGAAAGATGTCCAGAAACGTGGATTCGAAAAAAAACTCTTCCAGGAAGCCATTGGCCTTTATGAGCAGAAGGAGAAACTGTTGGAACAAATGTATCCAGGACAGCATATCATGCGCGAAGTGGAACGCAATATTTTATTGAGGATCGTGGATGCGAACTGGATGGAACAGATCGATGCAATGGAGCAATTGCGTCAAGGAATCCACATGGTCAGCTATGGTCAAAAAGATCCCAAAGTAGAATACCGTGTTCGTGGGTTTCAGATGTTTGATCTGATGAACAAAAACATCCAGGAAGAGACAGTGAAACTTTTATATCAGGTAGATCCAGTCACCTCATAA
- a CDS encoding tyrosine-type recombinase/integrase → MSTYIRPEDKKLPKYDDICQELEGYLKYLIVVCGRSLKTANMYYVNLRGYLRYLIMKSDNLPEEKYDEIQIKNIDPELIRNASRELISDYIFFTAARGNSVKTRKDKLTALRSFYDFLVTEKSYPENPALYIKLPKLPKREPKYLNLADAQQLLFASAEQENPERDYCITILFLTTGLRLSELCSLNIDSFDRTCDTFTIVGKGDKERTGYLNTTSKTAIDEWLDIRAGYTLDRDEKALFVSKRTKKRLTGRAVEKIIEKELDTAGLAGKGYSAHKLRHSAATFMYSNGAGLMELKEILGHSHTTTTEIYTHLNQERLHDVSKSIDGLF, encoded by the coding sequence ATGAGTACTTATATACGACCTGAGGACAAAAAGTTACCTAAATACGACGATATTTGCCAGGAACTTGAGGGATACCTAAAGTATCTCATAGTTGTTTGCGGACGTTCGCTAAAAACGGCCAATATGTATTATGTGAATCTGCGTGGATACCTCAGGTATCTCATTATGAAATCAGATAATCTTCCAGAAGAAAAATATGATGAAATTCAAATTAAAAATATTGATCCGGAATTGATCCGGAATGCTTCAAGGGAATTGATATCTGATTATATATTTTTTACCGCAGCACGCGGAAATTCCGTCAAAACTCGTAAGGACAAATTAACCGCCCTGCGGTCTTTTTACGATTTTTTAGTGACTGAAAAATCATACCCTGAAAACCCTGCTCTCTATATAAAGTTGCCAAAGCTGCCAAAACGTGAACCGAAATACTTGAATCTTGCGGATGCGCAACAACTTCTCTTTGCGTCTGCAGAGCAAGAAAATCCGGAGCGTGATTATTGTATCACTATTCTATTTCTAACAACCGGTTTACGACTTTCCGAATTGTGCAGCCTTAACATTGACTCATTTGATCGTACCTGCGACACCTTTACTATCGTCGGAAAAGGTGATAAAGAACGAACCGGTTATCTCAACACGACCAGTAAAACTGCTATTGATGAATGGTTGGATATTCGTGCCGGATATACTCTTGATCGTGATGAGAAAGCACTGTTTGTGTCGAAACGTACAAAAAAAAGGCTTACCGGCCGTGCTGTTGAGAAAATAATAGAAAAAGAGCTAGATACTGCAGGACTTGCAGGGAAAGGCTATTCTGCGCACAAATTACGACACAGTGCTGCAACTTTCATGTACAGCAATGGTGCCGGATTAATGGAATTAAAAGAAATTCTGGGACATTCACATACTACCACCACAGAAATATACACACACCTTAATCAAGAACGGCTACATGACGTTTCTAAATCCATTGATGGATTATTTTGA
- a CDS encoding DNA/RNA non-specific endonuclease, with the protein MKITQGLSMKSKNKRKDIYKMNSRRHNRWYSILLSLFLVFSLTGCNENLQTETNQSTDEAVVVSQEAEVTEEPKVEEDTDEPDQSEIESQDGQLQESSENNTEAQDSSVITTRENIPDYEGYAYIAINDNQPYFSDEDKQRTDAFEEYSELDTLGRCGVAYANICKELQPTEPRGKIGMVKPSGWHTVKYNGIIDGNYLYNRCHLIGFQLAGENANPKNLITGTRYLNVVGMLPFENAVDNYVEATGNHVLYRVTPVFTNTELVARGVLMEAYSVEDQGAGIKFCYYIYNIQPGIGIDYQTGDSWEDASVVAKENATFFVNESGTQYTEVQSQETKTSDDEKTTSTSEKESESKVWISATGSKYHSKNNCGRMDPSKATQVTEQDAIDMHLGKCSRCW; encoded by the coding sequence ATGAAGATCACACAAGGTCTGTCCATGAAGAGCAAAAATAAACGAAAGGATATTTATAAAATGAACTCAAGAAGACACAACCGTTGGTATAGTATTTTACTGTCGCTATTCTTAGTGTTCTCGTTAACCGGATGTAATGAGAACCTGCAAACGGAAACAAATCAAAGCACGGATGAAGCTGTTGTAGTTAGTCAGGAAGCTGAGGTCACAGAAGAACCAAAAGTTGAAGAAGATACAGATGAGCCGGACCAATCGGAAATCGAGTCGCAAGATGGTCAGCTACAGGAATCTTCTGAAAATAATACGGAAGCGCAAGATTCTTCTGTGATCACCACAAGGGAAAATATACCGGACTACGAAGGATATGCGTATATAGCCATTAATGATAACCAACCGTATTTTTCGGATGAAGATAAGCAAAGAACAGATGCATTTGAAGAATATAGTGAGCTGGATACATTGGGAAGATGTGGTGTTGCATATGCGAATATCTGCAAAGAACTGCAGCCGACAGAGCCACGTGGAAAGATCGGAATGGTAAAACCATCTGGCTGGCATACTGTTAAATATAACGGTATCATTGATGGAAATTATCTATATAATAGATGCCATTTGATAGGCTTTCAGTTGGCAGGCGAGAATGCGAACCCCAAAAATCTGATCACAGGTACACGCTATCTGAATGTTGTTGGCATGCTTCCATTTGAGAATGCTGTTGACAACTACGTAGAGGCTACCGGAAATCATGTTTTATATCGTGTAACACCGGTATTCACAAATACGGAACTAGTTGCCCGTGGAGTTTTGATGGAAGCTTATTCTGTAGAAGACCAGGGAGCAGGTATCAAATTTTGTTATTATATCTATAATATCCAACCAGGAATAGGTATTGATTATCAAACCGGTGATTCCTGGGAAGATGCAAGTGTTGTTGCAAAGGAAAACGCAACTTTTTTCGTGAATGAGTCTGGTACACAATATACAGAAGTACAATCACAAGAAACAAAGACGTCCGATGATGAAAAAACAACCTCAACATCGGAAAAGGAGTCTGAAAGTAAGGTATGGATTTCAGCAACAGGTTCCAAATACCATAGTAAGAATAACTGTGGCCGAATGGATCCTTCCAAAGCAACACAAGTTACTGAACAGGATGCAATCGATATGCATCTCGGAAAGTGTTCAAGGTGCTGGTAA